Proteins co-encoded in one Bradyrhizobium sp. 170 genomic window:
- the ald gene encoding alanine dehydrogenase: protein MKVGVPKEIKTHEYRVGLTPGAVREYVAAGHSVLLETNAGAGIGATDDNYRKAGATILESAREVFASSEMIVKVKEPQPSEWTQLRENQILFTYLHLAPDPEQAKGLMKSGCTAIAYETVTDAHGGLPLLAPMSEVAGRLAIEAAGSALKRYGGGRGLLIGGVPGVQPARIVVIGGGVVGMHAARMAAGLGAEVTILDRSLPRLRELDELFEGRVRTRFSTIEAVEEEVFAADVVIGAVLVPGASAPKLVSRSMLSSMRKGSVIVDVAIDQGGCFETSRPTTHADPIFEVDGVIHYCVANMPGAVPLTSSQALNNATLPFGLALANKGFAAVLENPHLRAGLNVYRGRLTYKAVAESLGLPFSPIEQAAA, encoded by the coding sequence TTGAAGGTCGGCGTTCCCAAGGAAATCAAGACGCACGAATACCGCGTGGGCCTGACCCCTGGAGCGGTCCGCGAATATGTGGCCGCAGGCCACAGCGTGCTGCTCGAGACCAATGCCGGTGCTGGTATAGGCGCTACGGATGACAATTATCGCAAGGCTGGCGCAACCATTCTGGAATCTGCTCGCGAGGTGTTCGCGTCGAGCGAGATGATCGTAAAGGTCAAGGAGCCACAGCCGTCCGAGTGGACTCAGCTGCGAGAAAATCAGATCCTCTTCACTTATCTTCATTTGGCCCCGGACCCCGAGCAGGCCAAGGGCCTCATGAAGTCTGGCTGTACAGCAATCGCCTACGAAACTGTGACTGACGCGCATGGCGGTCTTCCGCTCCTTGCGCCGATGAGCGAGGTTGCGGGCAGGCTTGCGATCGAGGCGGCAGGTAGCGCCCTGAAGCGGTATGGGGGCGGGCGCGGGCTGTTGATTGGCGGCGTGCCGGGTGTCCAGCCGGCTCGTATTGTCGTCATCGGAGGTGGCGTTGTCGGCATGCACGCGGCACGAATGGCGGCAGGCTTGGGTGCCGAGGTCACAATCCTTGACCGTTCGCTTCCCCGGCTTCGTGAACTGGATGAACTATTCGAAGGGCGCGTTCGTACTAGGTTCTCAACGATAGAAGCTGTTGAGGAGGAAGTATTTGCAGCGGACGTTGTGATCGGCGCCGTACTGGTTCCCGGCGCGAGTGCACCGAAACTTGTCAGCCGGAGCATGTTGAGCTCGATGCGCAAAGGCTCCGTCATCGTGGATGTAGCTATTGATCAGGGCGGATGCTTCGAGACATCGCGTCCGACGACGCACGCTGATCCAATTTTCGAGGTGGACGGCGTCATTCACTACTGTGTGGCCAATATGCCGGGAGCTGTCCCGCTGACCTCTAGCCAAGCACTGAATAACGCAACTCTGCCTTTTGGTTTGGCTCTCGCTAACAAGGGATTTGCAGCCGTCCTCGAAAATCCACATCTGCGGGCAGGCCTCAATGTCTATCGGGGGCGGCTGACTTACAAGGCGGTGGCCGAGAGTCTCGGCTTGCCATTTTCACCGATCGAACAGGCTGCGGCCTGA
- a CDS encoding pitrilysin family protein: MTYSFTRRAALIGGASLAIAMLASAPSQAATKIQRLVSPGGIEAWFVQDATVPLIAMKYAFGGGATQDPTDKPGVGHLTASLLDEGSGDLDSKTYHERLDRRAIELSFTSTRDQFRGSLRMLKDNKDEAFDLLRMALTSPRFDAPDVVRIRAQVLSSLRRESTNPSSLANRKFLEVAFNGHPYGRQSQGTLDSVPRIEIADLKDYVRRVIAKDTLKIAVVGDVDPETLGKLLDKTFGSLPAKAQLTEVPDVLAAKPPQRVCIPLDVPQTVVTFGGPGVRRSEPDFMAAYVVNQILGGGDLSSRLYREVREKRGLAYSVYETLLWMDHAALFVGNTGTRADRAGETVEEIEKQVRRMAEEGPTQQEFDEAKSYLKGSQMLALDTSSNLAQALLQYQLDKLPIDYIEKRNALVDAVTLEDARKVARRLWGQGLLTVIVGRSPQAAAQPTTAPSATTQPPPAVQPGAAPSATTPGPPN, from the coding sequence ATGACCTATTCCTTCACACGGCGTGCGGCCCTCATCGGCGGAGCTTCGCTTGCAATCGCGATGCTCGCCTCGGCACCTTCGCAGGCCGCCACCAAGATCCAGCGCCTGGTCTCGCCCGGCGGCATCGAAGCCTGGTTCGTGCAGGACGCCACCGTCCCGCTGATCGCGATGAAATATGCCTTCGGCGGCGGAGCGACCCAGGACCCCACCGACAAGCCCGGCGTTGGCCACTTGACGGCCAGCCTGCTCGACGAAGGCTCCGGCGACCTCGACTCGAAGACCTATCACGAGCGGCTCGATCGCCGCGCCATCGAGCTGAGCTTTACCTCGACCCGCGACCAATTCCGCGGTTCCTTGCGCATGCTCAAGGACAACAAGGATGAGGCCTTTGACCTCCTGCGGATGGCGCTGACCTCGCCGCGTTTCGATGCGCCCGACGTCGTACGCATCCGCGCGCAGGTGCTCTCGAGCTTGCGGCGTGAGTCCACCAACCCGAGTTCGCTCGCCAATCGCAAGTTCCTCGAAGTCGCCTTCAACGGCCATCCTTACGGACGGCAATCCCAGGGCACGCTGGACAGCGTGCCGAGAATCGAGATCGCCGATCTCAAGGACTATGTCCGCCGCGTGATCGCGAAGGACACGCTCAAGATTGCGGTGGTCGGTGACGTCGATCCCGAGACCCTCGGCAAGCTGCTTGACAAGACCTTTGGCAGCCTGCCGGCCAAGGCGCAGTTGACAGAGGTGCCCGACGTGCTCGCGGCAAAGCCGCCGCAGCGCGTCTGCATTCCGCTCGACGTGCCGCAGACGGTCGTGACCTTCGGCGGTCCCGGCGTCCGCCGCAGCGAGCCGGATTTCATGGCGGCCTACGTCGTCAACCAGATTCTTGGCGGCGGCGATCTGTCATCGCGGCTCTACCGCGAAGTCCGCGAGAAGCGCGGGCTTGCTTATTCCGTCTATGAGACGCTCTTGTGGATGGATCATGCCGCCCTGTTCGTCGGCAATACCGGCACCCGCGCCGATCGCGCCGGCGAGACGGTGGAAGAGATCGAGAAGCAGGTCCGCCGGATGGCCGAGGAAGGCCCGACCCAGCAGGAGTTCGACGAGGCCAAGTCGTATCTGAAGGGCTCGCAGATGCTCGCGCTCGATACGTCGTCAAATCTCGCACAGGCGCTGCTGCAGTATCAGCTCGACAAGCTGCCGATCGACTATATCGAGAAGCGCAATGCCCTCGTCGACGCGGTGACGCTGGAGGATGCCAGGAAGGTCGCGCGGCGGCTGTGGGGCCAGGGCCTGCTCACCGTCATTGTCGGCCGCTCCCCGCAGGCCGCAGCCCAGCCAACCACCGCGCCATCGGCCACGACGCAGCCGCCACCGGCGGTACAGCCAGGCGCCGCGCCATCAGCCACAACGCCGGGACCACCCAATTGA
- a CDS encoding CBASS oligonucleotide cyclase — protein MALSNTELRYYDSNVLRLPDDKRTEYHEQVDRLIAELCKTVRDKTEIKITKVVKAGSFAKYTILRKTSVDPVDVDVVFYISGRDADKETLDSLNNTIYDLLIKQYPNKSVEDFEIQRKAATVTFVGTGLSVDIVPVIQDENRPGYGWQFDIHDGSKIQTCAPCQIKFVRDRKNRDSDFRTLVRLAKKWRNHADIKPLKSFAIELIMAHLLARQGNFGSIEQRFRNFLLYIAQSGLKEQISFPENTAPFGTFTDPVVILDPVYSLNNVTGRISEAERKEIVAAAEAAWETANFASAENDNEVWKEIFGPRFKTED, from the coding sequence ATGGCGTTGAGCAACACGGAACTGCGCTACTACGACAGCAATGTCCTGCGCCTCCCTGACGACAAGCGGACGGAATATCATGAACAGGTGGATCGCCTGATCGCCGAACTGTGCAAGACCGTCCGCGACAAGACCGAGATCAAGATCACAAAGGTAGTAAAGGCTGGCTCCTTCGCCAAATATACCATCTTACGAAAGACGAGCGTCGATCCGGTTGATGTCGACGTGGTATTCTATATTTCCGGGCGTGATGCCGATAAGGAGACGCTCGATAGTCTGAACAACACCATCTACGACCTGCTGATCAAGCAGTATCCCAACAAATCGGTCGAAGATTTCGAGATCCAGCGCAAGGCTGCGACCGTGACCTTTGTCGGCACGGGGCTGAGCGTCGACATTGTCCCGGTGATACAGGACGAGAACCGGCCAGGCTATGGCTGGCAGTTTGATATCCATGACGGGTCGAAAATCCAGACCTGCGCTCCCTGTCAGATCAAGTTCGTCCGGGATCGCAAGAACCGGGACAGCGATTTCCGCACGCTGGTGCGCTTGGCGAAGAAGTGGCGCAACCATGCCGATATCAAGCCGCTCAAATCCTTCGCGATCGAGCTCATCATGGCCCATCTGCTGGCGAGGCAGGGTAATTTCGGGAGCATCGAGCAGCGCTTCCGGAATTTCCTTCTCTACATCGCCCAATCGGGTCTGAAAGAGCAGATTAGCTTCCCCGAGAATACGGCGCCGTTCGGGACCTTCACCGATCCCGTTGTCATCCTCGACCCTGTTTACAGCCTGAACAACGTGACAGGCCGGATTTCGGAAGCCGAGCGCAAGGAGATCGTCGCAGCGGCGGAGGCGGCGTGGGAGACCGCGAATTTTGCATCGGCCGAAAATGACAATGAGGTCTGGAAGGAGATCTTCGGCCCTCGCTTCAAGACGGAGGACTGA
- a CDS encoding ATP-binding protein, producing MAECIANKLVAEARSEDSILFKLSNRVRGSGMVGEMGTLIAEAFRKVIQSAGKSRRAILIIDEGDSLGASRAQEHSHHEDKVAVNTLIQGVDDLRQYGGRIVVILCTNRLSVLDAALRRRAAIIEEFKRPSDEERRQLFQMDLAGLNLPETQISDLVAVTGARGSNPAWTYSDIRTRLYPAALAKAYPQQPLRFEHLKSVAAALHSSPVMEDR from the coding sequence ATGGCCGAATGCATCGCCAACAAGCTCGTCGCCGAGGCGAGGAGCGAAGACTCGATCCTTTTCAAGCTGTCGAACCGCGTGCGCGGCAGCGGCATGGTCGGCGAGATGGGAACGCTGATTGCTGAAGCCTTTCGCAAGGTGATCCAGTCGGCTGGCAAGAGCCGGCGTGCCATCCTGATCATCGACGAGGGAGACAGCCTTGGCGCGTCCCGCGCGCAGGAACACAGCCATCACGAGGATAAGGTGGCGGTGAACACTCTGATCCAGGGCGTCGACGATCTTCGGCAGTATGGCGGCCGCATCGTCGTCATCCTCTGCACCAATCGGCTCTCGGTGCTCGATGCCGCATTGCGTCGGCGCGCAGCAATCATTGAGGAGTTCAAGCGGCCCTCGGACGAAGAACGCCGCCAGCTCTTTCAGATGGATCTCGCCGGTCTGAACCTTCCGGAGACGCAGATCTCCGATCTTGTGGCGGTCACTGGTGCCCGCGGCAGCAATCCGGCTTGGACATATTCGGATATTCGCACGCGTCTTTACCCCGCCGCCTTAGCGAAAGCCTATCCGCAGCAGCCGCTCCGGTTCGAGCATTTAAAGTCAGTCGCCGCGGCGCTTCATTCCTCGCCGGTGATGGAGGATAGGTAA